Sequence from the Amaranthus tricolor cultivar Red isolate AtriRed21 chromosome 16, ASM2621246v1, whole genome shotgun sequence genome:
ATTTGTGGGCAACAAGATTAATGCTGGGATTTACCTATTGAACCCCTCGGTTCTCGACAAGATTGAGCTAAGACCCACCTCCATCGAAAAAGAGGTCTTCCCGAAAATTGCAGCTGAAAAGCAGCTCTACGCAATGGTTCTACCTGGGTTTTGGATGGACATCGGACAACCAAGAGATTACATCACGGGCCTGAGACTCTACCTCGACTCATTAAGGAAGAATTCCTCGCCAAAACTTGCTAGTGGCACTCATATCATTGGAAACGTGCTGGTCGATGAGAGTGCAAAAATCGGAGAAGGATGTCTCATTGGGCCAGACGTAGCCATAGGGCCCGGTTGTGTGATTGAGTCTGGTGTTCGACTTTCTCGATGCACGGTTATGCGTGGGGTTCGGATCAAGAAACACGCTTGCATCTCTAGCAGTATTATCGGATGGCACTCGACTGTCGGACAATGGGCTCGAGTTGAAAACATGACTGTTCTTGGTGAAGATGTTCATGTTTGTGACGAGATTTACAGCAATGGCGGAGTCGTTTTGCCCCACAAAGAGATCAAATCTAGCATTTTGAAGCCAGAGATAGTAATGTGAGTCAAAATTTGTtggaaaaattagattattttcaGGGGatttgtaatttaattatatattgttCATGTTCTTTGTTGCATATCTACATTTTCCTTGAGTGAGTTTTGGAGAAGTTTCCAATGAATGTTAAAAATTGTGTGTACATAGAAAAATAATTGTATTGGTTTAcagtatttgttattttttctaTGGTTTACTTGATTTTTGTTGTAATCTTGTAATAATACATTCTTTGGTTGTCTTTGGAGTAATTTTTCTGTACAATTCATTATACACTAGCTGCAGTCTCTAGGGCATTGGTGGGAGGAAGCTCGAGCGAACAATGGTGTCTTTCGCTCGAGAGTCTCTCGAAGTAATTAATTGTGGCGATATATAGGTGTTCGGTAAAATAGCTTATTCGACAATTTTAGCtcatttaaaatttgatacaaatAAAGGGTTGGGTGGTCAAACATCCACtgctaatgtttggtaaaatagtTGGTTTAAACaatttattgttatgaataaactgtttttgaacaagttaTTTATGTTCAAAATAATTAGCGGGTTTAAAATCAGTGGTCAAActagttaataaaatcagctaGTCAAATCAGCCACTCTAATTAGCTATCAGCTATCAATCGTTTGTCAAACACCCCTAATCAACCAGCCATTTCAATACCCCTACGTCATCAAATGACATCCTTGTAGGTGAGGTTTTAGGATTAAATCTATATAATCTTATctttgttaatgataattatgaggttatttttggttgagttttaATAGCAAACATTATTTGTAACCTCATAGCAACAAGAAGTGCACATTTTGCTATAGTCAATTATAATTCGAAACTAAAGAACTATAAATCATTAGTTCTATCGAGAATGGACGGTAGTGAGCGGTGACAATCTTATCTTCGTAATAACAAAGAATAATAACACATGTCAGCGTTAAGTGCACCTCGTCTTAACGAGATTTTGGAAGGTTGAATAGCCACAATCTTATCCTGACTGATCCTTATCAATCTAATGAAAAATAAGTTTAGAATACCAAAATTAATTGAGCAAAAAAGAGATGACAATAACAGGGAAGAACTTATATTAACCAGATTACAAACGAATGAACAGTAATGGCTTATTGTCATAATCAGCAGAAATTATTAGGTGACATTTATTTTGGATATGATTGCTACAGCATGGGTGGTAGatttactaatttataataaaataacaaaattatcaataattttccATCATTTCGATTTTTAATATGAGAAATTTTCTCGAGTGGGACAGAGAACTGAGAGAAGTAGAAGTTGacgctattattattattattattattattattataatattttgtatttttatgtattatcaataattcaaattcatattaaaggttaatttaatataaacaaTTTATACACCTATTTATGCGATGATATCATGCgaataatatcatttttttgaTATACAGAAGTTCCGTCACATGCAATTTGCATTAATTGTTTTAATCTcaattacataatttaattgatcattttatcaactagtctcttgagagatcgtaTTTCAAAGCCCAGCCCATttaagattaatgtctacttacattattcttcatgcttatttaccgtattcttaatgcctactttcaatatcttaagtttctacttacattattcttaatgtctacttacaatattttaaaagatATATAATGAGTCGGCCCAATTAAAGATGATCTCttaaaaagaccgtctctcataaAAATGTGTATTTTCACAATTTctcaaatttttcttaaaaatcattctctttttctttaattcaaTCTCACCGAAACTGAATgagtaaaaaaattatttttagccTTGAGAGGTACAAACTTAGATTGTGAAGCAACAATAATGTGAAATGTTGATTGGTTTAGGAGGCCTACCATGTGAAATGGCAACCAATGCCACTTAAACTAACATAAATAGTTTTGTGATACAACTGGAGTCCGGAGTACTACTATTTTCTTCCCTAAGTTTTTCTCATCTAAGGATGAATGTTACTAAACAAATTACTACTATAAGAATAGTACATGAGATTACTAATAATATGAATGTTGATGTGTTAAAAGGATAATTAAATGAACGTTTGGCTGATATAGTAGTTATAGCACATTAACgtttatattattagtaatCTCATGTACTATTCTTATGCATTTTAAAATAACTAAATGAACATTTGGCTGATAtacataacaaaatattttagtaGCACGATCATAAACAGCAAGAATTTTATGAACTAAAATAGCAAGGCTCCAATGAGCTTCTGTAATCATGGTTGTAGGATCATTAATACAATTGTTATATAAATAAGTCAGAATTTCACGATATTGAATAGCTTGAGTTAACAACTTATAGGTGGAGTTTCAACGTATTGGTGTATCTAGACTAATTTTTCTCTTTGGCAACCCAACTTCCACacacatttttaaaaattttcttttatactTTCTCTCTTTCCTTGTCCACCTAATTACCTTTCTAATAGGATCTAACAATGGTCATAATTTCTTTATACCTTCTTGAACAGACAAAATTAAGTACATGCGCACTACATCTAACATGCAAAAACTCACCATTTAAAATCTTAGTAAATGAAGATTCATGCATCAAATATTATATTGCCTTAGTGTTTGCCGTTGCATTAtcaacaaaaatagaaaatacttTATCACGCAAATTATATTTCTTGCAAACTGCCATCATAAGATTGTTGATGTTCAAACCAATATGTTTCTCCTCCATTACCTCAAAAGCAATAATAAGTTTTTGCAAGTACCAATTCTCATCTATCCAATAGGCGGTAACACACATATATGGCTCACCAAAACAAAAGCTCCAAGTATCAGTGGTTAAACTAATATGATTATCTAAATTACGAAACATTTCAATTAATTGAGCCTTAGCTCCTTGATAAAGAACTTGAGTGCGACACTTAAGGGTGTTTCTAGGAACAGCTCTAAATTGTGGTTGTAAAGAGACTCTAGTAAAATACTCAAAGTTTTTACTTTCTCCATGCATGAAAGGCATTTCATCTACAATCATATATCTACTAAATTCATCAATTATTGTGTTTCTATTATAAGAGAAAGGCATACCAGTGCCAGGCATTTCACTTGCATACTCGTGGAGTTGTGTTTGTCGGCTCCCGCTTGCACTAGCACTACAATTGTCCTTTGGGATTCCATGCTTTCGTGATAAATGTCGAGCAATTGTTCCTGTACCTCCATCTAATATGTAATACACAAGTATTAATTAAAATGCAATTGTAATGAAATGCTAATAAAATTAGGAATTGAGTTACATACCTTTTTTCATAGAGTACTTAGTGACCGGTTTAACTCCGACATTCTTACAAATATCACAAAACACATCAAAGCCCAGCTCGTCAAGTTTAGCAACCTCGGAACAATATTTTTCATATAAAGGAAATAGGTCTACCAACACCTTGACAAACCGAATTACGAGGTTCATCaacctcttcatcatcatcaggaTTAATTTCTTCCACTTCATGAACTAAGACTATAAAAGAAAccataattaattatacataatatatttatcaaaCATCAACTACACTTCAATTAAACATTAACATTAATTTATTAAGCTTACTTGTATCTTGGGTGACTCGTCGAGCCCTTGACCCCGACGCAGCTAATGATTGCCGAGATTTATTGGCCTTTAGAGGAGTTATTGCTTCAACGTCAAATTCCGCCTCTAACTGTGCTCTAAATTCCAAAATATCATCAGTATTGAAGTCATCTTCAAGTTTGTAATTGAAGGTATTGTTGATGGATCTGATGAAGCTTTTCTTTTACGTTTGCTTCCACCGAAAATAACCTTTGAAGCTTTTTTGAGGAAAAAAGACATGATTAAATTGCTAATTAAAGACTAATTATTAtgctaaaaagaaaaagaaataattagaGACTTTTTTCTTTGGTTACTTAAAGATCAGAGAAAGAAAGTGAAactaatatttttgttaattagaGAGAGAAATAATCAGAGACTAATTAACTACTAATTGTAAAAAGAAGTAGAGAGTAAATTTCTTATGGAGAATTAGAGATGAAGAGATGTGAGGAATAAGTGAATGTTTGGGTgagtatttatagaaaatatggatggaaaaattcaaaattcaaaaaaagggCCGTTGGAAGGATTGGTTCAACGGTTCGGTTCGACCGGTTCGATTTAATGGTTCGAATTGGTTCGGTTAAATGGTTCGAATTAGTTCAGTTCGGTTCACCGGTGCGGTTCGGGCTTTTTAAACCAGTTCAGTGGTTCATCGGTTCGAATCGGTTCAATGGTTCGGATCCTGttcgaatatttttttttgaaccaACCCGAACTAGCCAAGCATACCGGTTCAAGCTCGATTGTTGGCcggttcaaattttttttaatcgatTTGTGGTTCGGATACGAATAAACCGGCCCATGGCCATCTCTACTTCCGAGTTCCCTCCACATTGTCTCTCTCCTCTTTCTAAATTTATCACTTAAACCCCTTTTCAATTGCTcgttaaaccctaaaccctccTTTCTTCAGTCAGAAATATTCAACAATGGCGTTTTCTGCAATTCTTCGAAGATCTGTAAGAAACTCATTTCCATTTGTTTCTCATGTAGTCAGATCTCAAAGAAACTATCAATCCTCCATAGCCGTTTACACCGCCGTTAAACGTGCTGAATTTTCTTCCCGTTTTCTTCTTCCAACCATAACTTCCTTTTCTACCCGCCATTTGTGCTCTAACATTGCATCTTCCGATTGTTCTTCTGATAAGAAGCTTCTTGAAGTTCTTCAGAGTGAAATTAGCGTTGTTGAGGAGTCTGAGGATCATGACaaggttattttattttcttactcATTTTTTATTAGGGTTTTCATATTTTCCAatattttggtcttttttttgAGTTCGTCTGATTTGTTGATGCAATTTGATAGTTTGCTCTGAGAATTAGAAAATTATTTGTGGGGTATTCACTATTCAGGATTTAGCAAAATGTTTCTGCTTAATTCAAAAAATAGCAAAGATGTTCTGCATATTTGAAATAATAACTAAATTTTTCTGTGGTTTCTGTTTTTGGTCGAGTTATGTGAATTTATCCTGTATCTGCTTGTTTTTTTGAAtgaaattgatattaattattCAATTGAACGTCATTTGTTAAGTAATAGTTCTGGATATTTGGGTTTCATTTCTGCTGACTTGTTGACAGTAGTGGCACTTTCGTGGTGTTTGTCTATATGCTGCTTGTTTTGCGACAGTGGAAGCAAGattgatgaacaataatgaaataattaaaaaagtcaatgcaaacaataagaaaatgacacaagagatttaacaTGGTTCGCTATCAATGTGGTAGCTACGTCCACCGACACTGAgattaaataatttcactatgatcgcaaataAGACAAAACGCATAACCGtcaaaagcgacgagtcgtcccaAAAAATCCACGACTCGTGGCAAAGTTTCTGACCTAAAAAATGCGACTTCAGAGAGGAAAAGACGACTTGTCGCTTTCTCTACTCCAGAAGCGACGACTCATCGCCTAGCCTCTGACCCATATCTTCGCTCGTTCTTCTTAAATTCATCTACAACCACGATCAAGACTCGATTCGAGTCTCCAATCATCAACACTACTGGAAGTTAAGGATTGtaatttaaagttgaatgtTGGCTGGACGCTGTATTTTTGGAATAATACAAATGCTAATAACGTTGTGAGAGTTCGATTCCTTGTTGTTCATCAATAATTCTTTGTGTAAGAATGGAATCTTGAATTCTCTTCTGGATTTTGAATGAATGTCTTATTTGTTTAATGGAAAGATCTTGAATGATATGGCATGGAATATTAAAGATAATTCTCCCGAAGATTGTATTTTTGAGGGCATATTTGGATCCCTGAATTAGTTAGGGGAGTAGAGATTCACAGAAAgtttataggaaaaattattaaggGGTTTACAGAAAGTTGAGGAGATAGTTGGATGAAAGAAAACGAGagcaaaaaagataaatattaagGTGGAGGGCAAAGTGAAGGGCGGGGTGTTCTAGGGTTAATTGTTACTCTCTTTTTGAAGGGAATAAGTTACAAATGTCTTTTCCAATCCAGGtgacaaaacattaaaaaaagcaTCTATTACAAGCAATCCAGGCAAATCCGCAAGCGTCAGCAAGTTTTTAAGTTTGATTTACAATGTATAATATGGAGCTATTTAAAGAGGAAGTATCTATATTTTCTTCCTGGAACAAGTTGCTAACTGCTTTTTCCTGGGAATAAGTTACAAATTTCTTTTCCAATCCAGGCAAATTTCTTTTCCAACTTTTTCCTGTTTTAGTTAATCTTTGTATAGAAAATGTCTGTGGCATTCTGAAATAGCTCGTCTCTTGATGAAGGATTTTGTAGTATCCTTGGTTTTGATCGTTAGTGATGCTgttgtttgttttctttgacaAAACTGATTGTGTATTTCCTGTTGGCTGTTCCCCTCTTGTCTTTCCTGTCTTTCCAGACTGTTGATACTCCTAGTGACTTCCCGTTCAAAATTGAGGACAATGTCGGAGAGCAGACCGTAACTCTAACAAGAGAACATGATGGTGAAACCATAACAGTTGTAGTATCTATGCCCAGTCTTGTAACTGGTGAGGGTGAGGAAGATAATGATAACGAGGATAATGATAATGAGAATGATGATAACGGAAACTCACGAAATGAATTGACTGTACCACTTCTGGTAACTGTTGCAAAGAAGAACGGACTATCTCTGATATTCAATTGCGTTGCCTATCCTGATGAAATTTCGATCATCAGTCTTGCACTTAAGAATCATGAAACTGAAGAACGAATTGCATATGAGGGCCCCGAGTTTATGTAAGTTAATCCAATCGTATGATCTGTTATTAGATAAAAATATCTGATTTGTGTACTTacccttttaatatttttcttttcaagggaTGTGGATGAGAATTTGCAAAAGGCCTTTAATAAATATTTGGAGATCAGGGGTATCAAGCCAAGCACAACCAACTTTTTGTATCAATACTTGTTCGACAAAGATAACAAGGAGTATTTTAGATGGCTCAAGGTTGTCAAGAAGTTTGTCGAGGCATAAGTTCAGTCATCAGGCCTCTTGTTCGATGGGGAAATTCAATTGTGGATGGCAGTAGTATCTGGTTAATTTGTACATTGAATTTGGATAGATTGATAAGAGTTTTGAATTGAAATTGGCATGTCCAATAATAATATTGGTGCATCTGAGTGACATGGTGGTAAACTCTATTATGGTTAGTTAACTGATCACCACAACATTTGATGTGATCATGGACAGATAAAAGCTTCAAATCTTTTTTAATATTGGACTATAATTTGATGTGATCATCATTCATCAGCCTCTTTCTTCTCGATCTGTcgttgatttttgtgaaatgatCACTTCGTGTTAGTGTtcaatttactttaaaaaattcGAGTCTGATTATACAAGACTAGGTCTGACATGTTTCCCCTTTCCATGTCCATTTCGTGCAAACATGAATACGTTTTAATTGAAAGATATATAtactatcattattattattattattattattaatgcaAGCGAGAAAAACCGCTGTAGTTCTTATGTTCTCTGATGCAAACATTTCGCCCAACATGAATTCGTCAACCAGAAAAAACAGCATGACACCGAATCATTCGTTACTCAAAAAACCTTATTGCACACTTAGGTGAAGTTGCAAGTTGCAAAATCATATCATATGGCATATGTTTGGCTCTAGGATCGCTCAACACTATTAGGATAGACATCAAACTTACTAGGGGGCTACCAAAGACCAAGGGAGAAGAAAGAACAATTCGAATACTTGTTGATATGATGTGAACGTTTATTTAGCTAGGGTACAATAAATAACCTCTACAATAGCCTCTACGGTAACCTCTACAGAGCAAGGGTTATTAAAGTTACTTAGAAACTAAAACATACATAGACCTAGACTACCCAAAGGGCAGCGGGAGAGAGGACACGAAAAATGCAGACCTTATTTCCCCCACACGAACTGCACTACTATGGGGGTCCAAGGAATCAACAATTAAGAATTGAATGAAATTCCTTGAGCTTATGAAATGACAGAAAGATCCTTGTGGCTATATATCACGCCTTTGTCACCGTCGACAATTTGCCCACTTCCCTTGAGAATCCTGCAGACACAAGAAAACCACTGGTTAGGACTTAGGAGGTATTTTTGTCCTTGAGCATGTTTGTTAAAACTCGAAGGTTTTATCTTCTTTCGTGTTTTTGGATCAGGGGTCAGGAGGACAATTAATTCTACTTAATAAAGGTCTGCCGATGAAATTCATAcctaaagaaaaagaaactaaAACTAATTTCAAACATACAAGTGTTTCACAAGATCAACTCCTTTTTTAAGTGCGAGAACTACTTATGGACTCTTATCCAAATGGTTCTTGTATTAAAGCACAGCACTATGACACGGAGTATTAAGTGTTGATACCGTAAAGCCTGTACAATCATCACTATTTCCGTAGACTACCAACAAAGCCAACAGGGAATATAGCTGAGGAGAGACGCTTAAATTTACATCCATATAAATAAAAGCATGAGGAAATAACTATAAATTATAACTGCTTAAGAAAATAGTACAAGATATTAGTGTGAACATACCATCTAGTGGTTAAAAGGCCTTCTACTCCAACGGGACCTCGAGCATGAATTCTACTTGTACTAATACCAACCTgttgaagaaagaaaataaagcgAGCTGGattctttgaaaatttttaaagtaaaatagATCTTGTATCAAAACAATGAATGGTGTAAGAATATACCTCAGCTCCCAACCCAAAACGAGCACCATCACAAAATCTTGTACTTGCATTGTGAAACACAGCAGCACTGCAATTTCACACGAAAGGCAACAAACATCTAAGATTAACAGCCAATCATCCAAAAGAATATATCATGCTTGTTCCTAACATATTAACTCCTGCCTTCGAGCGAACTGAAGGGAGAATCGATAAGAACTCTTTGTAGCACTAATGTTAAGTGTAGACACAATTCATCATAAACTGACCAGGGCCCATGGAAATGGGTGCAAAAATGGTTTAGATTTGCGTCAAAAATCTAAATAAGCAAAGTATGCACAACATGAGGCTCAGAAAAAAAATAGGCTAAGCATTGTAAATAGTGAGTCTTGTGATGTGGAGCTGAATTGGGTGCACAAAGTGGACAGCGAGTACCTGTGTAGACACCATCTCAGACTGACTTTTATCAGCAAGTCAATGAGCCACATGTGCCATAGTGTTTGGGGTGTAACCATGTAAGCAAGCAGCATGTAAATTCCCAGTAGTTAGCCAGTTAAATAAAGACATAATACTGCACGGTTCTATCCGACAAGAACGCACGTGGACACATCACTATGGAAGCATAGCAGTTTATGATAATATTTGTGTCAGGAATTATTACCAGCTGAATTTTTTGTTACTATTCAGTATACATTTTAGTTTCCAAATTCATAGTTCTATGGAGGAAGGAACCAGAAAATAAGAGAACATTGCTTATGCTAACAGACATGAATGTTTTAAGGAGTACAGTCACCACAATCACCGATTAGTAGatgaaatttataattataatttatattttattgtgtagaCTGTAGACTTTAGATACTGCCAAATATAATAATCCTCACCTATCTACTTGCTGCAAAAATGTTTCAGCAACTTTTTGATCTTCAGCTACAATGCAATCAGTATGCGCACTGCAACCAAATGCAAAGAAAAGGGATCCGAAATAAGTCATCAAAGAGATACTCCATAATGTGATAATCAACTTCTCATTCACGTATAATAAGCAGGGGATGAGAAAAATATGGTACCTTCCATGTTGATTAATATGGTCAATGGCAGCGTGAACATCATCCACTATCTCCACTGTACAAGCTGGTGAATTGTACTCCTTATGGAATGTCTGAGTTGCAGGAATATTCAGTTCTTGCACGGCACTAACTCTTGGTCCCCCAAACAAATCAACTCCTGCAACACATGCGCATAAGTTTTGACCTCCAAAAAGGCAAAAGAAATTAACTGACAATGTGTACCTTCTGATCTAAGATCGGTGACGAGCTCATTCAACCTTCCATTCTGTAGTAAATCCTTGTGCACAAGTAAGGTTTCCTAAAAACATAATACACATATGCAGTAAGGAACCAAGGATCATAAACTTAAACATATGCTACTCATGAAGCAAAGAGGCCTGTATACTGATGATTACCAT
This genomic interval carries:
- the LOC130802960 gene encoding uncharacterized protein At2g39795, mitochondrial-like; amino-acid sequence: MAFSAILRRSVRNSFPFVSHVVRSQRNYQSSIAVYTAVKRAEFSSRFLLPTITSFSTRHLCSNIASSDCSSDKKLLEVLQSEISVVEESEDHDKTVDTPSDFPFKIEDNVGEQTVTLTREHDGETITVVVSMPSLVTGEGEEDNDNEDNDNENDDNGNSRNELTVPLLVTVAKKNGLSLIFNCVAYPDEISIISLALKNHETEERIAYEGPEFMDVDENLQKAFNKYLEIRGIKPSTTNFLYQYLFDKDNKEYFRWLKVVKKFVEA
- the LOC130802958 gene encoding mannose-1-phosphate guanylyltransferase 1 — translated: MKALILVGGFGTRLRPLTLSVPKPLVDFANKPMILHQIEALKAVGVTEVVLAINYQPEVMLNFLKDFEAKLGITITCSQETEPLGTAGPLALARDKLIDESGDPFFVLNSDVISEYPLKQMIEFHKGHGGEASIMVTKVDEPSKYGVVVMEESTGKVEKFVEKPKIFVGNKINAGIYLLNPSVLDKIELRPTSIEKEVFPKIAAEKQLYAMVLPGFWMDIGQPRDYITGLRLYLDSLRKNSSPKLASGTHIIGNVLVDESAKIGEGCLIGPDVAIGPGCVIESGVRLSRCTVMRGVRIKKHACISSSIIGWHSTVGQWARVENMTVLGEDVHVCDEIYSNGGVVLPHKEIKSSILKPEIVM